The Helicoverpa armigera isolate CAAS_96S chromosome 15, ASM3070526v1, whole genome shotgun sequence genomic interval cacCCCGGTGTCTCTCCTAGCGTGCGAGGAAACGGAAATCCAATTCTTCCGCAGAGGTCAGTGTACAAATTACAGTGTGCAAATTTTTCAGCTCCTCTAGCGGTCGCTTATGGAACTAATTAtgaccataaaaataatttacgtaTTTGACATCGGATATTGACAAATACCATTGCTTTAAGTCATGGTGCAGGTACAGTAGTCTTTAGATGTTATGAACCATTTTTTATCTTGTTTCGTAAGGCTTGATTTATCCGTGGTTAGATTTACAGATAGTGGCGGATCTACCTGGGCACTGAGCGTCCCAGTAACTCTAATTTACTCGTGActtgttttgtctttttatgTACTCCCCCTTTATAATCCCTTATGTATGTACCACCTATACTTATGTACTACTTCTGTACTTCCTTATGCAATACCtctatacataagtatgtatgtattatactCACTTATGAACTGCTCTTTCATACTCCCATAATGTATGTACTTCCAAGTACCTATTACCTATCTGAATTTTATGAATGTGAATTGTCATCCATATAATATAACATGTACCTCATTGTAGGCTCTCTCTCCTACACCATGATTTTCAACATACAGACtataaaatcgtttattaaagtAGGCAAATTAGATTACGACCTATTATACCTATTAGATGCGTGACCTATTTTCTTTGTTCTGTGGACAGCAGGGCTTGAGGCAAGAGGCATCAAGAGATTGGTACTTTGCAATTACTTCATCATTAGTTTCAGATACTATTTTAAACAGCTTCAGATTATGCAATACAATCTCTCATTCCGAAAATggctttgtttttctttataatcctgtatttatttttgctaaagTATGTTTCacagaatttaaaattagttggtaTTAGGTACAGTTAAACAACATAGATTAATTCACTCAGATCTGATTTATTTCTTCagttttttggtaaaaatacaTGGATTTACAGCATAGTTGTTGAAAATATCAGTAACTATAGATTTGAAATGGCATTCTTAATTACATATTTGTGTAGATATATTTTGCTGTTTAATTGTTTAGTTGAGGGCCTCAGGGAGGACGATGGCGGCCTCGGGCAGCACGGGGGTGCCGATGACGACGGGCTCAGCGGGGACGGGGGCAGCCTCGATGACCTGGACAGGCTCGGGGGCGACAACACCGATGGGGTTCACGGCAATAGGGGCGATGGGTGCGGGCTCAACAACCTGCACGGGTTCAGGGGCGGAGTCCACAACTTGGACGGGTGTAGGCTGGATTTCCTCGGGGATGACGGCGGGTCCGACGGCGATGGGGCTGGGGCTAGCCTCAGAGGCAGCCTGGTTGATGTTCAGGATGATTTGGACGAGGGGAGCGCTGGAAGCAACCTCGGCGACGGCGGCTCCATCGACGACGGACACGGGGGAGGGGGCGATGACGGATTCTTCAGCTGGGACGAGAGCGGGGCCGACAGAGATGCCTTCGATGGCGTCAACGAGGGCAGGTCCAATGGCGATGGGCTCGAAGTTGTCGACTAGGGCAGGTCCGACGGCGATGGGCTCGAAGGAATCGACGACAGCGGGTCCTACGGCGATGGGCTCGAAGGAGTCGATGATGGCGGGGCCAACAGCGATGGGCACGAACTCAGGCGCGGGCACGGGGCCGGCGGGTCCGGGGGCCACGAGGCCACGCTGTGTGGGCACAGCGACGGCCACGGCGATGACGGCAGCAACAGTCAGCAAGAATTTCATTTCTGCAATAAATAAGacgataaaatatgtgatatgATATGATAGACGAAGTCGAtccaaaattgtttgtttgatggCAAATGGTTTTCTTCCGTACTCTCACAGATTCTACAATTCTAAcacttttatgaatatttttactatttctattaaaactattttattttactcacttgttatttgttgttttgtgaACACAAACTATGATTTTCGATTAATTACACGGCGTTTTATACGAATTTTTATCTAATGCTAATGATAACTGATTGCCAAACTTCAAAGGTTTTAACGGATTAGTCTTATGTTAGATTGTGTGTACGTGATTAGCTTTTTACCGACAGCAAAACGTGCTCTCCTAGGTACCACATCTACATCTACCAGT includes:
- the LOC110371310 gene encoding calphotin codes for the protein MKFLLTVAAVIAVAVAVPTQRGLVAPGPAGPVPAPEFVPIAVGPAIIDSFEPIAVGPAVVDSFEPIAVGPALVDNFEPIAIGPALVDAIEGISVGPALVPAEESVIAPSPVSVVDGAAVAEVASSAPLVQIILNINQAASEASPSPIAVGPAVIPEEIQPTPVQVVDSAPEPVQVVEPAPIAPIAVNPIGVVAPEPVQVIEAAPVPAEPVVIGTPVLPEAAIVLPEALN